AGCAGCAAACCAAGTAGCTGATCAATTACCTGAGGAAATCTTCGCAAAAACAGTCCCAGTTTACGAATAATGAAGAGATCTATGGTGACAGTCTCCAGAACAAAAGGCCGCTGTACTTTGACGGCCACCAACTCGCCAGTTTCTTTTAGGCAACCCTTGTAAACTTGTCCCAGAGATGCTGCATATATAAAGTTTCCTCTCAATAGCTTAGGACCTTATGAATATCAAAAATAATGCTGAAAACAAAGGGGGCGACAAAAAGTCATATGGTAGTATTGCTCCAAGTTACATTTTCAACAAAACACACGATGTAGTACAGCAAAAACATATTCTAAGCTCATTGCCGTAATGTGTAGATGAGATTACCAGCAGCAATTGGGGATGGTGTCAGTTCAGAGTAGATTTTACACCAAGGCTGCCCAAGTTCTTCTTCAATAAGGGCCATCGCAACATCATCTGGAAATGAAGGAACCTTCAAGTACCAAACACGAAACTTCAAATTTAGCAAAGGTAAAAGCATATAATAGATAAGTCATCTTTATTGACCAGAAAGATTAAGGAATGCCCACAAAATAATGGTAATGACTTCCAGAAAAACAATAGGAAAGCAATGGAGAAAACAGCATGTCATATATTAGGATACTGAAAGAAAACCTGGTATAATGTAATTCATTGAACTAAAAATACTATAGTTAATTTTTCATAAGAAAatcacaaaattatatatatataaagagagagagagagagagagagagagagagagagtcaaattAGAATATTCGAGAATCAGATGCATGATCAATGAGGGTTAATTGTATTGAGCTTATCATGCTAAGGAATGAAGCAGAAAATTGGTTTTGAAGAAGTACCAAGGACAAATCGATGCTTAATTGTGTTAGGTATGTGCTTGATGTTTTGATCATATGTTTTATGTTCGACACACGATACTTAACATCTTCATGACAAAGCCGCAACAGCTATAGCTGTATTGCAAGAGTAACACTTCACAATAAATAGGCTGTGATAGACACACAAACAAGGAGTTTCAAGTTATCACCTGTAAATCACCTGTAAGTTAATAGGATATGAATTCGTAGCAAACACTCCGTCCATGAGTGGCCCTTTCATATTTGTGTCCCATCACAAATCACCTTTATGTTAATATAATCTGAATTTATATCAAACAGCATCCATGGATGACCCTTTCATACACGTAcctctcatcatgcataataataGGTCAGCCCAGATATCATTTGTTAATTGACTCATCAACTTGATGAGGGCTGAGCTGCCCACAAAATACTTAAACTCAAGTGAGCAACTTTCGACCCATCTAACCCTATATGGTTCGTAACCCTCACCCCACTTCTGATATAGGATTAAATGGGGGGATCATAAGATATATGCAATTATGTATTGTTAAGAACATAGTGGACAATGTCCAGTGGATTCGACATAAACAAAAATCCTAAGTGCTGCAAAAGCTATATAGTGCAAAATTTAAGAAAAGAACTACATTAGAAATGTCAAATATGACAGAAAAACAATAAGCAGAGCTAGAAGATGATGCCTCCTGTTTGGTAAATAATGACAAGATGCAGCGAGAACAGTGGAGAGATGATTATATGTGGCTATATTTTTACCTCTGCGATCTTCTTGTTAATCAAGTCCCAAGCTAAATGAGACAGAAAGCCACCTGCTACAGACAGCAGCTGTATAATCCGTGTGGAAACATCTCTAGGGCGCTTTCCCCAGTAGGATGCAATTATGTCAGGATCATACACAAGTGGCAATGCTTCATTGCTGTTCACAGCTGGTACCTAAACAAGTATCAGAAACCATCAAGAAGTAAAactgcattttcaaacaaaagatCTTGATCTTCCTACCAAGTGACTTCAACTCCACTACCTAGTCAAAAGATTGTATCCACACGATTTGACCTGAACAAAGACAATGGACAACTCAAAAGTCATGTCCGCGATGTGAATTTTACCTTTTCGTGTAAACAACTCTGGAGGATACTTAAAATATTGTTAAAATGCAGCAACTAATCCGATCTGAAGACTCACGATTTATAATGAAAATTCAGTCATATAAAGAATTCTTGATGCACCAAATGTCCGATCACTGATATCACCTAAAATATCAGATTGGTCATGCTTCAAGGTTTTGATGGATCTTGCATTAGTTCGCTTGGGCATCAATCAGGTGTTACCAATCTATTAAAGTATTCAAAAGATCGCGCGAATTATGGCATTGCTCCACGCGTCAATTGCAAAAAAACACGTACCTCGACAAGACGAAGCCGGATGTTCTCATCTGCAAACTGAACGTCGGTGAGGTTTTGACTTCGAAGTCCTCTCATCAGCGTGGCCAGCTGCTCGTCCTCCTCCATCTGCTTTCTCACCATCTTTATCTCCTACGACACGTTGCCAAACCTCTTCCAATTTTCCAGGAAACCAGCACAACCTACCCTCAATCaacaaattcaaaaaaaaaaccaAGCTCCCCGAATCCAAAATCCCTAACCGACAACTTACGTTGGAGACGGCACCATTGACGGAACCAAACGAGGCGGACCGAGGAGAAGAGGCAgaattagaagaagaagaagaagaaacggcACCACCGGTCGTAGGCTCCGTCGCCACATTGAAGACTCCCGATCGTGGAGACCTAGATCTCAGACGAATTGATCGGCGTCGGAGCGTCCTCTACTGCGGGGCGGCTGTCGCCAAGGGCGAGCGGCGGAAGGGCTCGAAGCCGCACTGGAGGAACTGAGGCGCCGCTTCCATGGAGGAAGGATCGAGAGATCccgctctctcttctctctcgatCTCTTGAGAGCGGAGAGGAGACGAGATCTACCCACCTACGTCGGTGTTGCGTTCGCCAGAGACTCGGGAAGACCGACAGTTGCTTTGCTGAAGTCTCTCGAAGCAGAAGCCGGcgtatttttgtttcaatttagcgAAGCTTAGCCGTGCAGTCCATACTCCGGAACTCTTATACTAACCTACTCCTCCAACCTGCATTATAAACACAAGTATCAGTTGAATTCAATCGCCACTAGAAAACATCCATGCGGTGGGAGCACTTTTGTTATATTTCACCTCGAGAGCACTCCCCGCGTCCAATTCGGTGTGAACCACATGACATACGTAGATCAGACACGAATAAAGCGTTCCTGTGATACCGATCGGCTTATCCCTAATATAAATAGGATTCGGCGACACTAACTATAAGTAAGCTCTGATCCCATTGGGAAAGACCACCATAACGACAGCAATGGCTACTGACATCGACTCCCTTCCTCAAGACCTCTTGGTGGAGTTCTGCGTTTCCGTCGTCTCCTCCTCCCCCACGCCCCGCAAAGACATCATGCGCCTGCGAGCCACGTAAGTCCTCTTCGCATGTCATCTTTCCGGCAGTGTTTTGTTTTGACGACGAGAATTGCCCATCTTGGTGGTGAATGGATGTACCGGCAGATGCAGGAGATTTCACGAGGCGTCCAAGGCGAGGAAGGTTGGCCAGTGCATGCCCGTGAGGAGAGAGCGTGTGTTTCATTGGCTGGACGCGAAGGGTTACTTCGCCTTCCTCCGGAGCTGCGCTGAGTGCGGCAATCTTGAAGCTAGCCTCTTCCTTGGACTGGTGAGCTCAGACGCCCCGCTCACCTCCTCTTAGCATCAATCTGTTTCAAGAATCTGTGTAGCTGTATCACAGTGATTCCTCTTATCGTGTTGGTTTCTAGGATGAAATTTACAACCGGAGAAGTAAAAGCTTGGGACTGCACCATCTTCACAAGGCAATGAAGGGTGGCCATCGAGTCGCAGCGTACACCCTGGGCATCATCTTGTTGCAAGACCCCGAGACGCAGCCACTCGGCATCAAAACCTTGAACAAACTGGCCGCCATGGATCTTCCCGGTGCTCCTTCCGCCCACGAGAGTTCGATATCCGGAGACGTTCTCATCGCGACGTGCCGAAGGGAGGCAGCCTCGGCCATGAGGGACCTAACTTGGACGAGACTGCACCTGCGCCCCCGGAGGCCCTGCACAAACCGACTGTGTGGAAGAGTAGAAAGGGCCGGCAAAGCGAACCCGTGGT
The DNA window shown above is from Musa acuminata AAA Group cultivar baxijiao chromosome BXJ2-4, Cavendish_Baxijiao_AAA, whole genome shotgun sequence and carries:
- the LOC135610699 gene encoding uncharacterized protein LOC135610699 isoform X3; this encodes MVRKQMEEDEQLATLMRGLRSQNLTDVQFADENIRLRLVEVPAVNSNEALPLVYDPDIIASYWGKRPRDVSTRIIQLLSVAGGFLSHLAWDLINKKIAEVPSFPDDVAMALIEEELGQPWCKIYSELTPSPIAAASLGQVYKGCLKETGELVAVKVQRPFVLETVTIDLFIIRKLGLFLRRFPQDEWAARIFEELDYVNEGENGTRFAEMMREDLPQVVIPKAYHKYTSRKVLTTQWIDGEKLSQSTESDVGELVNVGVICYLKQI
- the LOC135610699 gene encoding uncharacterized protein LOC135610699 isoform X1; amino-acid sequence: MVRKQMEEDEQLATLMRGLRSQNLTDVQFADENIRLRLVEVPAVNSNEALPLVYDPDIIASYWGKRPRDVSTRIIQLLSVAGGFLSHLAWDLINKKIAEVPSFPDDVAMALIEEELGQPWCKIYSELTPSPIAAASLGQVYKGCLKETGELVAVKVQRPFVLETVTIDLFIIRKLGLFLRRFPQDEWAARIFEELDYVNEGENGTRFAEMMREDLPQVVIPKAYHKYTSRKVLTTQWIDGEKLSQSTESDVGELVNVGVICYLKQVTLLNDLIHAITKSYANDYQFFSM
- the LOC135610699 gene encoding uncharacterized protein LOC135610699 isoform X2, with the protein product MVRKQMEEDEQLATLMRGLRSQNLTDVQFADENIRLRLVEVPAVNSNEALPLVYDPDIIASYWGKRPRDVSTRIIQLLSVAGGFLSHLAWDLINKKIAEVPSFPDDVAMALIEEELGQPWCKIYSELTPSPIAAASLGQVYKGCLKETGELVAVKVQRPFVLETVTIDLFIIRKLGLFLRRFPQDEWAARIFEELDYVNEGENGTRFAEMMREDLPQVVIPKAYHKYTSRKVLTTQWIDGEKLSQSTESDVGELVNVGVICYLKQERSNYRTLKIWNLVSESA
- the LOC135610699 gene encoding uncharacterized protein LOC135610699 isoform X4, with protein sequence MVRKQMEEDEQLATLMRGLRSQNLTDVQFADENIRLRLVEVPAVNSNEALPLVYDPDIIASYWGKRPRDVSTRIIQLLSVAGGFLSHLAWDLINKKIAEVPSFPDDVAMALIEEELGQPWCKIYSELTPSPIAAASLGQVYKGCLKETGELVAVKVQRPFVLETVTIDLFIIRKLGLFLRRFPQVVIPKAYHKYTSRKVLTTQWIDGEKLSQSTESDVGELVNVGVICYLKQVTLLNDLIHAITKSYANDYQFFSM
- the LOC135608790 gene encoding F-box protein At5g50450-like, whose translation is MATDIDSLPQDLLVEFCVSVVSSSPTPRKDIMRLRATCRRFHEASKARKVGQCMPVRRERVFHWLDAKGYFAFLRSCAECGNLEASLFLGLDEIYNRRSKSLGLHHLHKAMKGGHRVAAYTLGIILLQDPETQPLGIKTLNKLAAMDLPGAPSAHESSISGDVLIATCRREAASAMRDLTWTRLHLRPRRPCTNRLCGRVERAGKANPWSGEESYRFCSQLCRWTHELYKFSELI